The nucleotide sequence TGATCTCCGCTTTGACCTGACCATCTCCTTTATGGAGGCGGTGCATGGGGTTGAAAAGCAGGTTGAGCTGACCAGGCGCGAAACCTGCTGGACCTGCGAGGGGACCGGGTCGCGGCCGGGATATCAGCCGCAGACCTGCCCGGCCTGCCAGGGCCGGGGCCAGGTTCTCCGGGCCCAGGGTTTCTTTCAGATCAGTTCCACCTGTCCCCAGTGCCGCGGCGAGGGACAGGTGATCGTTGAGCCGTGTAACGACTGCAACGGCGAGGGCCTGGTCAGGAACAAGAAAAAGGTTGCTCTGAAAATTCCCGCCGGGGTGGATAGCGGCTCCCGGATGCGATTGCGGGGCGAGGGCGAGGGTGGCCGCCGGGGCGGCGGACCAGGGGACCTGTACGTGGTGATCCATGTCGAGCCCCACGAGTTTTTCCAGCGGCAGGACGACAGTATCTACTGTCAACTGCCCCTGGCCATGGCCCAGGCCGCGCTTGGCTGCAAACTGGAGGTGCCGACCATCCACGGCAGCGCCAGCCTGACCATCCCCAAGGGGACCCAGTCCGGCCGGACCTTTACCCTGAAACATGAAGGGGTTGCCAATCTCCGCGGCCATGGCCGCGGCGACATGGTTGTCGAGATCCGGGTGATCACCCCGACCAAACTCAACAAGCGCCAGAAGGAGTTGCTCAAGGAGTTTGCCGAGATTGAGCAGGAAAAGGGGGGAGAGGGCCACGGTGAAGGTTTCTTGAAGAAGCTGTTCAAGCTCTAACCGCCCCGGCTGGACCAGACGGCCGGTCGCGGCCGCAACGAACAATGAAAACCTCATCGGATGTAAGCGATCACAGGGCACCGAATCTGCCGTGTTATCGTCAGGTTCGCATACCGATGTATAGCTCACCTGGCGATGCCTTGCATCTCCGGCACCCTGTAACCGCTTACAGGCCTGGAGTTTACCGGATTGCCGGCGCCTTACCCTGTGATTGGTTATCATCGGACAGGGTGCCTTGTCCGGGACGGCTTTCATATAAACGGCAGGGGAGAGGGTCCAAGGCCATGGGTCATGCAGCTGCTTCCGGAAAGAAACCGACCCACTTTGACCGGTCCGGCAATGCCAGGATGGTTGATGTGGGGGACAAACCGGACACGGTGCGCGAGGCGGTCGCCGCCGGGCTGATCAGCATGTCGGCCCAGGCCTTTGCCATGGTCAGGGCGGGGACCGCGGGCAAGGGCGATGTGCTGGGGGTGGCGCGGATAGCCGGAATCATGGCGGCCAAGCGGGTGGATACCCTGATCCCCCTGACCCACTCCCTGCTGCTCAACAAGGTGGAAGTTTCTTTTCGTTTTGATGAGCCGGGCGGTGCAGTGGTCATTGAGGCCACGGTCCGCAGCCGCGGCAGGACCGGGGTGGAGATGGAGGCCCTGACCGCGGTATCCGTGGCCGCGCTG is from Desulfobacterales bacterium and encodes:
- the moaC gene encoding cyclic pyranopterin monophosphate synthase MoaC, which gives rise to MGHAAASGKKPTHFDRSGNARMVDVGDKPDTVREAVAAGLISMSAQAFAMVRAGTAGKGDVLGVARIAGIMAAKRVDTLIPLTHSLLLNKVEVSFRFDEPGGAVVIEATVRSRGRTGVEMEALTAVSVAALTIYDMCKAVDMGMVIGDIRLLRKTGGKSGPCPAPRGGEDPLR
- the dnaJ gene encoding molecular chaperone DnaJ, which produces MESDYYQLLGVSRSGSADEIKRAYRKLAMKYHPDRNRGDKEAEERFKEATEAYEVLSDVHKRQIYDTYGHEGLKNTGYSGPGNFEDIFSSFGDIFGDIFGGFGGRRQTRQGPAPGADLRFDLTISFMEAVHGVEKQVELTRRETCWTCEGTGSRPGYQPQTCPACQGRGQVLRAQGFFQISSTCPQCRGEGQVIVEPCNDCNGEGLVRNKKKVALKIPAGVDSGSRMRLRGEGEGGRRGGGPGDLYVVIHVEPHEFFQRQDDSIYCQLPLAMAQAALGCKLEVPTIHGSASLTIPKGTQSGRTFTLKHEGVANLRGHGRGDMVVEIRVITPTKLNKRQKELLKEFAEIEQEKGGEGHGEGFLKKLFKL